The bacterium genome segment CCCGCGCTGGAGAATCGCACGCAGGAGCATCTGCGTGCGTATGAGCATTTCGCGTCGGTGCTCGGGCTGCGCAGCGCGAGCCGTTACGTCGTCGGGACCGAGGTTGTCGCCGAGGCCGAAAAGCTGATCATGGAAATCGCGGGCGAGCACCCGCGCGCGCTAGTCGTCGGCGGTCAGATCGTTTTTCCGGAGACGACGACGTGGAACCGGTTTCTGCACAATGAAACCGCGTTCCTCATTCAGCGGCGTCTCCAGCACAACGGCGTCCCCATGATCGTTCTGCCGGTATTGCTGGACTTGCAGGAAAAGCGCGGCCATCGCCCGCCGGGCGCGCTGCGCGGCCGATCGTCGCTGGCGGAGTTGCCGCCGGCCGGGCACGCCTGAAACGGCGGCGCGGGCGCGGTATCGCTACTTGCGTCCCTCGGCCTCGGAGCCGTATCCGGTGACGACGTAGGTGCCGCTGCGGGCGTCCTTGGTGATGTTGATGAGGTGGCTTGCCGCCGCGTCCTCGAGAAGCTCCGTGAACGAGCGGTAGCCGTGATAACCTTCGCTGAACTCGGGTTTTTTTCGCTTCATGGTCTGTTTGACCATGCTGCCCCACAGGATGTCCTTGTCCTCGCGCAAAAGGGCTTCGATCGCCTCGAGCAGAAGCTCGAACGCCTCGTGTTTTTTCTTGGGCACGCTCGCCTTGATCATGGGCGGCGCCATTTTCTCGCGTACCAGGTCCTCGTAGAAGATGAATTCGTCGCAGTTGGACACGAGCAGCGTCGAGGTCGAATCCTTCATGCCAAGGCCGATGACGCCCTTGCCGTTTTCGCGCAGCTTCGAGACGAGCGGCGACAGGTCCGAATCGCCCGAGACGAGCGCGAAGGTGTCGATGTGCTCCTTGGAGTAGCTGAGGTCGAGCGCGTCGACGACCATGCGGATGTCCGCGGAGTTCTTGCCCGTCATACCGCGACGCGGCACCTCGATCAGCTCGATCGCGTGCTCGTGCAACTCCTTCTTGTAATCGCCGAAGCGATACCAGTCGGCGTACGCCTTCTTGACGATGATCTTGCCCTTTTCCAGGAATCGGTCGAGCACGAGCTTGATCTGGAAGCGCCCCGATTTGTCCTTGAAACCGAGCGCCAGGTTTTCGAAATCGATGAAAACCGCGATGTCGCGATCGTTGGAATTTTCCATGACGGCTCCGTTATCGCGCCGGCGGGCGCGTTTCGCGCTCCATCATGTCCATCCTGCCCGGATTGTCCATTGGGGGCGATTTGGAGGCGGGGGGACGCGCCGCGATCCTCGGGGCGAGGACGGATGGCCGAGGCGGCGCGCGGCGGACCCACGCTCGATCCTTGATCCTCGTCTTTGCTCTTTCCTCTTTTCTCACGATATATTGCCGCGATTTTCCGACAGCATTCGTCACGGGAGGCATGCGTTGAGACGCCGGTTCGCGGGAATCCTTGTCGCCATCGTTCTTGTCGCCTGCGCCTGCGGTCCGCGGGCGACGCAGCTCGAGGTGCGTCCGGAGGCGGTGACGTTGAAGTCCCACGGCGCGACGCACCAGATCCACGCGCGCGTGCTCGACAGCGAGGGAAACGAGGTCGCGCGCGCGCATCCGATCCTGTGGACATCGAGCGACGCGAGCGTCGCCGCCGTCAACGAAAACGGCGTCGTCAAGGCGATCGGTTCGGGCGACGCGGTCGTCACCGCCGCGAGCGGCAACGCGGCCGGCGCGGTCGCGGTGCGCGTGCGCATCATCAAGACGCTCGAGGTAACCCCCGGCGTCGCGATGATCGACATCGGGCAGACGCGCGATTTCGACATCAAGGCGCTCGACGATCGGGGCAATCTCGTGACCGGCGAGCGCGTGAAGTGGTCGACCGGCGATCCGGCCATCGCGACGATCGACGACGAAGGCGTCGTCACCGCGAAAAAAGGCGGCAAGACGTCCGTGAAGGCGACGGTGCTGTCGCTGCACGACTCATCGACGCTGGTGGTGAAGGAGCCGGAGGAGGAGAAGAAAAAATGAGGATTGAGGATCGAGGATTGAGGATTGAGCGGAACGCAACGGCGCGTGTAACCGCCAGCGAACGCGACGTTTATTTGTCCTTCCCGTCCATAATGTCCATTTTGTCCATCGGTTCGAAACTTCGACAAGGAGCACGGGTTTGCAGGGGCTAACCGATCTTCTTGGCACGATCAGCGGCTACGTCTGGGGCACGCCGCTTCTCGTCCTGCTTGTCGGCACCGGCATCTACCTCACGGTGCGCCTTCGATTCATTCAGTTTCGCCACCTGGGGCTGGGCCTGAAGATCGCGTTCGGGATCGACCGCGAGCAAAATGCGCCCGGCGACATCTCACATTTCTCCGCGCTGATGACCGCGCTTGCCGCGACGATCGGCACCGGCAACATCGCGGGCGTCGCGACGGCGATCGCCGCCGGCGGCCCGGGTGCGCTTTTCTGGATGTGGGTGACGGCCCTTGTCGGCATGGCGACCAAATACGCCGAGGGCATCCTGGCGGTGAAATACCGCGTCGTCGACGAAAACGGCGAGATGGCCGGCGGACCGATGTTCTACCTGGACCGCGGCCTGGGACTGAAGTGGCTCGGCACGCTGTTCGCGATCTTCGGCGCGATCGCCGCGTTCGGCATCGGCAACCTGGTGCAGGCGCATTCCGCGGCGGAGGCGATGCATTCGGC includes the following:
- a CDS encoding NYN domain-containing protein, whose translation is MENSNDRDIAVFIDFENLALGFKDKSGRFQIKLVLDRFLEKGKIIVKKAYADWYRFGDYKKELHEHAIELIEVPRRGMTGKNSADIRMVVDALDLSYSKEHIDTFALVSGDSDLSPLVSKLRENGKGVIGLGMKDSTSTLLVSNCDEFIFYEDLVREKMAPPMIKASVPKKKHEAFELLLEAIEALLREDKDILWGSMVKQTMKRKKPEFSEGYHGYRSFTELLEDAAASHLINITKDARSGTYVVTGYGSEAEGRK
- a CDS encoding Ig-like domain-containing protein, which encodes MRRRFAGILVAIVLVACACGPRATQLEVRPEAVTLKSHGATHQIHARVLDSEGNEVARAHPILWTSSDASVAAVNENGVVKAIGSGDAVVTAASGNAAGAVAVRVRIIKTLEVTPGVAMIDIGQTRDFDIKALDDRGNLVTGERVKWSTGDPAIATIDDEGVVTAKKGGKTSVKATVLSLHDSSTLVVKEPEEEKKK